A part of Kineococcus rhizosphaerae genomic DNA contains:
- a CDS encoding LacI family DNA-binding transcriptional regulator, producing the protein MAEAAGVSIKTVSNVVNDHPHVRPEMRAKVKAFIAELDYRPNGIGRQLRQGRTGLVALALPDVTSPYFGELASALVNAARERGLTLLVEQTDGDPDREREVATGFPVRLVDGLVFVPQSLPVEELKQRRDSTPAVLIGEYGQGSDFDRVTIDSVDLGDQASRHLLDLGRRTVALLGDKARGEVRPPVVAQRVEGYRRALRRAGVAFDPDLLRPLPEWTRQHGYDGTLALVADRPDVDAIFAANDLVAFGALHALRRLGLRVPEDVAVVGVDDVEQAQFAAPTLTSVALDRSEMARLALGLLADRLAGHDGPERLLTVSGRLVVRESTAG; encoded by the coding sequence GTGGCCGAGGCGGCGGGGGTCTCGATCAAGACGGTCTCCAACGTCGTCAACGACCACCCCCACGTGCGCCCCGAGATGCGCGCCAAGGTGAAGGCCTTCATCGCCGAGCTCGACTACCGCCCCAACGGGATCGGCCGCCAGCTGCGGCAGGGTCGCACGGGGCTGGTGGCCCTGGCGCTGCCGGACGTCACGAGCCCGTACTTCGGGGAGCTCGCCTCGGCGCTCGTCAACGCCGCGCGCGAGCGCGGCCTCACCCTGCTGGTCGAGCAGACCGACGGCGACCCCGACCGCGAGCGCGAGGTCGCCACCGGGTTCCCGGTCCGGCTCGTCGACGGGTTGGTGTTCGTGCCGCAGAGCCTGCCGGTGGAGGAGCTGAAGCAGCGCCGCGACTCCACCCCGGCCGTCCTCATCGGGGAGTACGGGCAGGGCTCGGACTTCGACCGCGTGACGATCGACTCGGTCGACCTCGGCGACCAGGCGTCGCGGCACCTGCTCGACCTCGGGCGCCGGACGGTCGCCCTGCTGGGCGACAAGGCGCGGGGCGAGGTGCGCCCGCCCGTCGTGGCCCAGCGCGTCGAGGGGTACCGCCGGGCGCTGCGCCGGGCGGGGGTGGCCTTCGACCCGGACCTGCTGCGCCCGCTGCCGGAGTGGACGCGCCAGCACGGCTACGACGGCACGCTGGCCCTGGTGGCCGACCGCCCGGACGTCGACGCGATCTTCGCCGCGAACGACCTCGTCGCCTTCGGGGCCCTGCACGCGCTGCGGCGCCTGGGGTTGCGCGTGCCCGAGGACGTCGCGGTGGTGGGGGTCGACGACGTCGAGCAGGCGCAGTTCGCCGCCCCGACCCTGACCTCGGTCGCGCTCGACCGCTCCGAGATGGCCCGGCTGGCCCTGGGGCTGCTGGCGGACCGCCTCGCCGGGCACGACGGCCCCGAACGCCTGCTGACGGTGTCCGGGCGTCTCGTCGTCCGCGAGAGCACCGCGGGCTGA
- a CDS encoding alpha-N-arabinofuranosidase, whose protein sequence is MRTARLALDPAFTVGPVPRRLFGSFVEHMGRCVYTGIFEPDHPSADEDGLRTDVLELTRELGPTVVRYPGGNFVSGFEWEDSVGPREDRPRRIDRAWRSVETNQFGLAEFDAWARKVGTETMMAVNLGTRGLQEACDLLEYANLDSGTKFADLRKAHGSKDPFDIKLWCLGNELDGPWQTGHKTAAEYGRLAAETGMAMRSIDPDIELVAVGSSSRAMPTFGEWEQTVLELSYHAVDYVSLHAYYQEHDGDAASFLASAVDMDLFIDQVVATADAVRAKGKHTKKINLSFDEWNVWYQSKPHHAPGVQPWDVAPRVIEDEYSVTDAVVVGTLLNSLLRHADRVHIGAQAQLVNVIGLLRSEPGKEAWKQTIAHPFEQVRRLATGNVLQVVTTSDKYETAKFDAVDVVDASATYDDETLTVFLANRDQADSASVEVPLRGFGVDRVSNAKYLAAAEGQDRHTTNLEGDHTAVGLRTLDDVTVTEGLATVVLPPLSWAVVQFRKG, encoded by the coding sequence GTGCGCACCGCCCGACTCGCCCTCGACCCCGCCTTCACCGTGGGTCCCGTCCCCCGCCGGCTGTTCGGCTCGTTCGTCGAGCACATGGGCCGGTGCGTGTACACGGGGATCTTCGAACCCGACCACCCCAGCGCCGACGAGGACGGGCTGCGGACCGACGTCCTCGAACTCACCCGTGAACTCGGCCCCACGGTCGTGCGCTACCCCGGCGGGAACTTCGTCTCCGGTTTCGAGTGGGAGGACTCCGTCGGCCCGCGCGAGGACCGCCCCCGCCGCATCGACCGCGCGTGGCGCTCGGTGGAGACCAACCAGTTCGGCCTCGCCGAGTTCGACGCCTGGGCCCGCAAGGTCGGCACCGAGACCATGATGGCCGTCAACCTCGGGACCCGCGGCCTGCAGGAGGCCTGCGACCTGCTCGAGTACGCCAACCTCGACTCCGGCACGAAGTTCGCCGACCTGCGCAAGGCGCACGGTTCGAAGGACCCGTTCGACATCAAGCTGTGGTGCCTGGGCAACGAGCTCGACGGCCCCTGGCAGACCGGGCACAAGACCGCCGCCGAGTACGGCCGGCTGGCCGCCGAGACGGGCATGGCCATGCGCTCGATCGACCCCGACATCGAACTCGTCGCCGTGGGTTCGTCCAGCCGGGCCATGCCGACGTTCGGGGAGTGGGAGCAGACCGTCCTGGAACTGTCGTACCACGCGGTCGACTACGTCTCGCTGCACGCCTACTACCAGGAGCACGACGGCGACGCCGCGAGCTTCCTGGCCTCGGCCGTCGACATGGATCTGTTCATCGACCAGGTCGTCGCCACCGCCGACGCCGTGCGCGCCAAGGGCAAGCACACCAAGAAGATCAACCTGAGCTTCGACGAGTGGAACGTCTGGTACCAGTCGAAGCCGCACCACGCCCCCGGCGTCCAGCCGTGGGACGTGGCGCCGCGCGTCATCGAGGACGAGTACTCCGTCACCGACGCCGTCGTCGTCGGGACCCTGCTGAACTCGCTGCTGCGCCACGCAGACCGCGTCCACATCGGCGCCCAGGCCCAGCTCGTGAACGTCATCGGCCTGCTGCGCAGCGAACCCGGCAAGGAGGCGTGGAAGCAGACCATCGCCCACCCCTTCGAGCAGGTCCGCCGCCTGGCCACCGGGAACGTGCTCCAGGTCGTCACCACGTCGGACAAGTACGAGACCGCGAAGTTCGACGCCGTCGACGTCGTGGACGCCTCGGCGACCTACGACGACGAGACCCTGACGGTGTTCCTCGCCAACCGCGACCAGGCCGACTCGGCCTCCGTCGAGGTCCCGCTGCGCGGTTTCGGCGTCGACCGGGTCTCGAACGCCAAGTACCTCGCCGCGGCCGAGGGCCAGGACCGGCACACGACGAACCTCGAGGGCGACCACACCGCCGTCGGGCTGCGCACCCTCGACGACGTCACCGTCACCGAGGGCCTCGCCACCGTCGTGCTGCCCCCGCTGAGCTGGGCCGTGGTGCAGTTCCGCAAGGGCTGA
- a CDS encoding DNA/RNA non-specific endonuclease, translating to MSETELGTGIEISRADAPDLRGRAGYDPRFLAPGPYVPLPEPLDGARVEVLDYTHFSVVHRPDRRLAAATVVAIDGSALVDVPRSDDRWFLDPRIGPDEQAGAELYARNDFDRGHLVRRRDPGWGPEAGRANADTFSYANAAPQASTFNQSMELWLGLEDHVLAYARRWDARLVVVTGPVFADDDPEYRGVRVPRRFYKIAAYLLPQPADLDPDEEVSVLASAGFVLDQTPLVEQIVGARSAQQVELGGFRTFQVPVADIGDLTRLDLGPLVAADRLPVLVPAAAGDEVPAWRPLAGAGDLVL from the coding sequence GTGAGCGAGACGGAGCTGGGCACCGGGATCGAGATCAGCCGCGCCGACGCGCCCGACCTGCGGGGGCGGGCGGGCTACGACCCGCGGTTCCTCGCGCCGGGACCGTACGTCCCGCTGCCCGAACCGCTCGACGGGGCCCGGGTCGAGGTCCTGGACTACACCCACTTCTCGGTCGTCCACCGTCCGGACCGGCGGCTGGCGGCGGCCACCGTCGTCGCGATCGACGGGTCCGCCCTGGTCGACGTCCCCCGCAGCGACGACCGGTGGTTCCTCGACCCGCGGATCGGGCCGGATGAGCAGGCGGGGGCCGAGCTCTACGCCCGCAACGACTTCGACCGCGGGCACCTCGTGCGCCGGCGCGACCCCGGCTGGGGGCCCGAGGCCGGGCGGGCGAACGCGGACACGTTCTCCTACGCCAACGCCGCGCCGCAGGCCTCGACGTTCAACCAGTCGATGGAGCTGTGGCTCGGCCTGGAGGACCACGTCCTGGCCTACGCCCGGCGGTGGGACGCCCGGCTCGTCGTCGTGACCGGGCCGGTCTTCGCCGACGACGACCCGGAGTACCGCGGGGTGCGGGTCCCGCGGCGCTTCTACAAGATCGCCGCCTACCTGCTCCCGCAGCCGGCCGACCTCGACCCCGACGAGGAGGTGTCGGTGCTGGCGAGCGCGGGTTTCGTCCTCGACCAGACGCCGCTCGTCGAGCAGATCGTCGGGGCGCGCAGCGCGCAGCAGGTCGAGCTCGGCGGGTTCCGCACGTTCCAGGTGCCCGTGGCGGACATCGGGGACCTGACCCGGCTCGACCTCGGCCCGCTCGTGGCGGCCGACCGGCTGCCGGTCCTCGTGCCGGCCGCGGCCGGCGACGAGGTCCCCGCGTGGCGCCCCCTCGCGGGCGCGGGGGACCTCGTGCTCTGA
- a CDS encoding PadR family transcriptional regulator has translation MRGDKFARGFPGGWGGQFEHARGHRPGGGGPFGGFGPGFPFDLGGFGFEGRGRGGPGRGGGRRPRGDVRAAVLVLLGEGPSNGYRIIGEVTRRSEGEWKPSPGSVYPILQQLQDEGLVAADPADPKQFTLTDEGRAYVEREYGDTPPPWETLDGGPDRERVHEFRRQLAALAMTYKQIEVSGRAGDVRRAGDVLEKARRELLAILAEDLRETPEG, from the coding sequence ATGAGAGGCGACAAGTTCGCACGAGGGTTCCCCGGCGGCTGGGGCGGGCAGTTCGAGCACGCCCGCGGCCACCGGCCCGGTGGGGGCGGCCCGTTCGGCGGGTTCGGCCCCGGTTTTCCGTTCGACCTGGGCGGGTTCGGCTTCGAGGGCCGCGGCCGCGGCGGTCCCGGGCGCGGCGGGGGCCGGCGCCCGCGCGGCGACGTCCGCGCGGCCGTCCTCGTCCTGCTCGGCGAGGGCCCCAGCAACGGGTACCGCATCATCGGCGAGGTCACCCGCCGCAGCGAGGGGGAGTGGAAGCCCAGCCCCGGCTCGGTCTACCCGATCCTGCAGCAGCTGCAGGACGAGGGGCTGGTCGCGGCGGACCCCGCCGACCCCAAGCAGTTCACCCTGACCGACGAGGGCCGGGCGTACGTCGAGCGGGAGTACGGCGACACCCCGCCGCCGTGGGAGACGCTCGACGGCGGTCCCGACCGCGAGCGGGTGCACGAGTTCCGTCGTCAGCTCGCGGCGCTGGCCATGACGTACAAGCAGATCGAGGTCTCCGGCCGGGCGGGCGACGTCCGGCGAGCGGGCGACGTCCTGGAGAAGGCGCGCCGGGAGCTGCTCGCGATCCTGGCCGAGGACCTCAGGGAGACGCCGGAAGGATGA
- a CDS encoding VOC family protein, with protein MRIAYTSVFVQDQDRALEFYTGVLGFVKKVEVPLGEHRWLTVVSPEDPDGAELVLEPDEHPAARAFAAALVADGIPCTSFVVADARAEAARLAALGVVFTQPATVLGPVTTAVLDDTVGNLVQIQSVNP; from the coding sequence GTGAGGATCGCGTACACGAGCGTGTTCGTGCAGGACCAGGACCGGGCGCTGGAGTTCTACACCGGGGTCCTGGGCTTCGTGAAGAAGGTCGAGGTGCCGCTGGGGGAGCACCGGTGGCTGACCGTCGTCTCGCCCGAGGACCCGGACGGCGCCGAGCTCGTCCTCGAGCCGGACGAGCACCCCGCCGCCCGCGCCTTCGCCGCCGCCCTGGTCGCCGACGGGATCCCGTGCACGTCCTTCGTCGTGGCCGACGCGCGGGCCGAGGCGGCACGGCTGGCGGCCCTCGGGGTCGTCTTCACCCAGCCGGCCACCGTGCTGGGGCCGGTCACCACGGCCGTCCTCGACGACACCGTCGGCAACCTGGTCCAGATCCAGTCGGTGAACCCGTAG
- a CDS encoding ArsR/SmtB family transcription factor, with protein MDEVFRALADPTRRAILDELTARSGQTLFELRVRLIENHGSGSSRQAVSQHLAVLQEAGLVVARREGRYTFLNLDTSPLEEFVRDVEQRWRPS; from the coding sequence GTGGACGAGGTGTTCAGGGCGCTGGCGGACCCGACCCGTCGCGCGATCCTCGACGAGCTGACCGCGCGCAGCGGGCAGACGCTCTTCGAGCTGCGGGTGCGGCTGATCGAGAACCACGGCTCGGGGTCGTCCCGGCAGGCGGTCTCCCAGCACCTCGCGGTCCTGCAGGAGGCCGGGCTCGTCGTGGCGCGCCGCGAGGGCCGCTACACCTTCCTGAACTTGGACACCTCGCCGCTGGAGGAGTTCGTGCGGGACGTCGAGCAGAGGTGGAGGCCGTCGTGA
- a CDS encoding acyltransferase: MTIDLSTPDSTSRSGPPARGAHGLDVEPWRFRREATDAERAAQREFTAAHAWTLGEDCFVSPLAAVETEDLTLGERTYVAANAYVSGSVRLGADSTVNVGAVVRGNVTGGDGVRIGAHTSLLGFNHGIEPGTEVFRQPLSSRGIVVGDDVWIGSHVVVLDGVHVGDHAVLAAGAVVTKDVPAGAIVGGNPARRIRWRVPPAGSSDDLAAALTAFERRARSQAGDVLARCWDPALPGGQFVDRPGAGPTVRAQCDALEVAAYLLDGAPPQLPLEEQLTRLQGLQDPGNGLVALFDADGHPVPGTPDPGDGNVLYHLLCVGYALDLHGREFAHPVRYVAQMTPADLLAHLAALPWTTRAWGAGAWVDAIGTAFRWNLARDEPGAPGTLEALFGWLALHADPRTGAWGTAAAGEGALQVVNGFYRASRGTFAQFGVPLPHPERLVDTVLAHLRDEQVFAPDRRNACNVLDVAHPLWLAGKQTAHRRAEVVEAARGLLAEALRHWRDGQGFAFAVGRGPGLQGTEMWLAIVWLLADLCGFSDVLGYRPRGVHRPEAALSPT, from the coding sequence GTGACCATCGACCTCAGCACCCCGGACAGCACCTCCCGCAGCGGCCCACCCGCGCGCGGGGCGCACGGTCTGGACGTCGAGCCCTGGCGCTTCCGGCGCGAGGCGACCGACGCGGAACGCGCGGCCCAGCGCGAGTTCACGGCCGCGCACGCCTGGACCCTCGGTGAGGACTGCTTCGTCTCCCCGCTGGCCGCCGTCGAGACCGAAGACCTCACCCTCGGCGAGCGCACCTACGTCGCCGCCAACGCCTACGTCAGCGGGTCGGTGCGCCTCGGTGCGGACTCCACCGTCAACGTCGGCGCCGTCGTGCGCGGGAACGTCACCGGCGGCGACGGGGTCCGCATCGGAGCCCACACGTCCCTGCTCGGTTTCAACCACGGCATCGAGCCGGGCACCGAGGTGTTCCGGCAGCCGCTCAGCTCGCGCGGGATCGTCGTCGGCGACGACGTGTGGATCGGGTCGCACGTCGTCGTCCTCGACGGCGTGCACGTCGGCGACCACGCGGTGCTCGCGGCCGGGGCCGTCGTGACGAAGGACGTGCCCGCGGGCGCGATCGTCGGCGGGAACCCCGCCCGCCGGATCCGCTGGCGGGTTCCCCCCGCCGGGTCCTCCGACGACCTGGCCGCCGCGCTGACCGCGTTCGAACGGCGGGCGCGGTCCCAGGCCGGTGACGTGCTCGCGCGGTGCTGGGACCCCGCGCTGCCGGGCGGGCAGTTCGTCGACCGCCCCGGCGCGGGCCCCACCGTGCGCGCCCAGTGCGACGCCCTGGAGGTCGCGGCGTACCTGCTCGACGGCGCACCCCCGCAACTGCCGCTGGAGGAGCAGCTGACGCGGCTGCAGGGGCTTCAGGACCCGGGGAACGGGCTCGTCGCGCTGTTCGACGCCGACGGGCACCCGGTCCCGGGCACCCCCGACCCCGGCGACGGGAACGTGCTCTACCACCTCCTGTGCGTCGGGTACGCGCTCGACCTGCACGGCCGGGAGTTCGCGCACCCCGTGCGGTACGTCGCGCAGATGACCCCCGCCGACCTCCTGGCGCACCTGGCGGCGTTGCCGTGGACCACGCGCGCCTGGGGCGCCGGGGCCTGGGTCGACGCGATCGGGACGGCGTTCCGCTGGAACCTCGCCCGCGACGAACCCGGGGCGCCCGGCACCCTCGAGGCGCTGTTCGGCTGGCTCGCCCTCCACGCCGACCCGCGCACGGGCGCCTGGGGCACCGCGGCCGCCGGAGAAGGGGCGCTGCAGGTCGTCAACGGTTTCTACCGCGCCTCGCGCGGGACGTTCGCGCAGTTCGGGGTGCCCCTGCCCCACCCCGAGCGCCTCGTCGACACCGTCCTGGCCCACCTGCGCGACGAGCAGGTGTTCGCCCCCGACCGCCGCAACGCCTGCAACGTCCTCGACGTCGCCCACCCGCTGTGGCTGGCCGGCAAGCAGACCGCCCACCGGCGCGCCGAGGTCGTCGAGGCGGCCCGCGGCCTGCTCGCCGAGGCGCTGCGGCACTGGCGCGACGGGCAGGGTTTCGCCTTCGCCGTCGGCCGCGGACCGGGGCTGCAGGGCACCGAGATGTGGCTGGCCATCGTGTGGTTGCTGGCCGACCTGTGCGGGTTCTCCGACGTGCTCGGGTACCGGCCCCGCGGGGTGCACCGGCCGGAGGCGGCGTTGTCTCCGACCTGA
- a CDS encoding N-acyl-D-amino-acid deacylase family protein, whose product MNLLVRGASVVDGTGSPARRGDLLVVDGRIAEVGTVETAGARVLDASGLVLAPGFIDLHAHSDLAVLTDPQHLAKTTQGVTTEVVGQDGLSYAPVDDAALDVLREQLAGWNGVPDLDWDWRTVGEYLDRVDAGTAVNVAYLVPQGTVRMVVVGTSDRAATPAELVRMQELVAAGMAEGAFGMSSGLTYTPGMYADTDELVVLCEVVARHGGFYAPHQRSYGRGALEAYAEVVEVARRSGAALHLTHATMNFAVNAGRAPEFLALVDRALAEGIDVTLDTYPYLPGSTTLAAVLPSWASAGGPSETLRRLDDPQARERIRDALEVTGSDGCHGVVAEWDTLQVSGVRHRELDAVVGSTIAGLARERGAEPFDVFADLLRRDRLGTTILQHVGHEENVRAIMRHPRHTGGSDGLLVGAKPHPRAWGTFAHYLGHYVREERVLGLEECVAHLTSRPARRLGLTDRGVLRPGAVADLVLFDPSTVAAGATFEHPRRQAVGIPHVFLGGVPVVADGVRTDAVPGRSLRHGREC is encoded by the coding sequence GTGAACCTCCTCGTCCGCGGGGCCTCGGTGGTCGACGGGACCGGATCGCCCGCCCGCCGGGGGGACCTGCTCGTCGTCGACGGGCGCATCGCCGAGGTCGGCACGGTCGAGACGGCCGGGGCCCGGGTCCTCGACGCGTCCGGGCTCGTCCTGGCGCCAGGTTTCATCGACCTGCACGCGCACTCCGACCTCGCCGTCCTCACCGACCCGCAGCACCTGGCGAAGACGACGCAGGGCGTCACCACGGAGGTCGTCGGGCAGGACGGGCTGAGCTACGCCCCCGTCGACGACGCGGCCCTGGACGTGCTGCGCGAGCAGCTCGCCGGCTGGAACGGGGTCCCCGACCTCGACTGGGACTGGCGCACCGTGGGGGAGTACCTCGACCGCGTCGACGCCGGGACCGCCGTCAACGTCGCGTACCTCGTGCCGCAGGGCACCGTGCGGATGGTCGTCGTGGGCACCTCCGACCGCGCGGCGACCCCGGCGGAACTCGTGCGCATGCAGGAGCTCGTGGCGGCCGGGATGGCCGAGGGGGCCTTCGGGATGTCCAGCGGTCTCACCTACACCCCCGGGATGTACGCCGACACCGACGAACTCGTGGTGCTGTGCGAGGTCGTCGCGCGGCACGGGGGTTTCTACGCCCCGCACCAGCGGTCCTACGGCCGGGGCGCGCTGGAGGCGTACGCGGAGGTGGTCGAGGTGGCCCGCCGGTCCGGGGCCGCGCTGCACCTGACGCACGCCACGATGAACTTCGCGGTCAACGCCGGGCGCGCGCCGGAGTTCCTGGCCCTGGTCGACCGGGCGCTGGCCGAGGGGATCGACGTCACCCTCGACACCTACCCCTACCTGCCGGGATCGACGACGCTGGCGGCCGTGCTGCCGAGCTGGGCCTCGGCGGGCGGGCCGTCCGAGACCCTGCGCCGGCTGGACGACCCGCAGGCGCGGGAACGGATCCGGGACGCGCTGGAGGTCACCGGGTCCGACGGGTGCCACGGCGTCGTCGCCGAGTGGGACACGCTGCAGGTCTCCGGGGTGCGGCACCGCGAACTCGACGCCGTGGTCGGGTCCACGATCGCCGGCCTCGCCCGCGAGCGGGGCGCGGAACCGTTCGACGTGTTCGCCGACCTGCTGCGCCGCGACCGGCTGGGCACGACGATCCTGCAGCACGTCGGCCACGAGGAGAACGTCCGCGCCATCATGAGGCACCCCCGGCACACGGGCGGCAGCGACGGCCTGCTCGTCGGCGCGAAACCCCACCCCCGCGCCTGGGGGACGTTCGCGCACTACCTGGGCCACTACGTGCGCGAGGAGCGGGTCCTGGGGCTGGAGGAGTGCGTGGCGCACCTGACCTCGCGGCCCGCGCGCCGGCTGGGGTTGACGGACCGGGGGGTGCTGCGGCCCGGCGCCGTCGCCGACCTGGTGCTGTTCGACCCGTCCACGGTGGCCGCGGGCGCGACGTTCGAGCACCCCCGGCGGCAGGCCGTGGGGATCCCGCACGTGTTCCTCGGCGGGGTTCCCGTGGTGGCCGACGGGGTGCGGACCGACGCCGTGCCGGGGCGGTCGCTGCGGCACGGCCGGGAGTGTTGA
- a CDS encoding alanine racemase, with amino-acid sequence MVYDADVLGALDPRFKAVPVTAWGRDAAEFAANRPGLADLPTPLVTLDAGALTSNVETLQRWTREVGVDLAPHGKTTMAPALWRAQREAGALGLTVATPWQLTVALREGFDWVMAAYPVLDPAVLRWLSSPRSSRVLVWADSVDVVAAMAPHVAGAAQPLDVLVELGGFGGRTGARSTAAAVEVARAVAGTPGLRLAGVAGYEGAFAHDASPASLTVVRTYLSDLAGLHRRLLAEGLYPPVPGGIVVSAGGSAYFDLVADVLAGLHDPAGGVRVVLRSGAYVAHDDGFYRSITPMGRLDAGELRSAVHGWVRVVSRPEPGLALADAGKRDLPFDEGLPVVQAVRRAGSGDTVPVEEFAVSALNDQHAFVRFPAELDLRVGDVLRLGLSHPCTTFDKWGLLPVVDDARAAQPVLVDWVRTEFG; translated from the coding sequence ATGGTGTACGACGCGGACGTCCTGGGCGCCCTCGACCCCCGCTTCAAAGCCGTCCCCGTGACGGCCTGGGGCCGCGACGCCGCCGAGTTCGCGGCGAACCGGCCGGGGCTGGCCGACCTGCCGACCCCGCTCGTGACGCTCGACGCGGGCGCGTTGACCTCCAACGTCGAGACCCTGCAGCGGTGGACGCGCGAGGTCGGCGTCGACCTCGCCCCGCACGGCAAGACGACCATGGCTCCCGCCCTCTGGCGGGCGCAGCGCGAGGCCGGGGCCCTGGGCCTGACGGTCGCGACGCCCTGGCAGCTCACGGTGGCGCTGCGCGAGGGTTTCGACTGGGTCATGGCGGCCTACCCGGTGCTCGACCCCGCGGTGCTGCGCTGGCTCTCCTCACCCCGTTCCTCCCGCGTGCTGGTGTGGGCGGACTCGGTCGACGTCGTCGCCGCGATGGCCCCGCACGTCGCCGGCGCCGCGCAACCCCTCGACGTCCTCGTCGAGCTCGGCGGGTTCGGCGGGCGCACCGGGGCCCGGTCCACCGCCGCCGCCGTCGAGGTCGCCCGCGCCGTGGCCGGCACCCCGGGGCTGCGGTTGGCGGGGGTGGCCGGGTACGAGGGCGCCTTCGCGCACGACGCCTCGCCCGCGAGCCTGACCGTGGTGCGCACGTACCTGTCCGACCTGGCCGGGCTGCACCGCCGCCTGCTCGCCGAGGGGCTGTACCCGCCCGTGCCCGGCGGGATCGTCGTGTCCGCCGGGGGCAGCGCGTACTTCGACCTCGTCGCCGACGTCCTCGCCGGGCTGCACGACCCGGCCGGCGGCGTGCGGGTCGTGCTGCGGTCGGGGGCGTACGTCGCCCACGACGACGGTTTCTACCGCTCCATCACGCCGATGGGCCGGCTCGACGCGGGGGAACTGCGGTCGGCGGTGCACGGCTGGGTGCGCGTCGTCTCCCGGCCCGAACCCGGCCTCGCCCTGGCCGACGCGGGCAAGCGGGACCTGCCCTTCGACGAGGGGCTGCCCGTCGTCCAGGCCGTCCGCCGCGCCGGTTCCGGCGACACGGTTCCCGTCGAGGAGTTCGCGGTGAGCGCCCTGAACGACCAGCACGCGTTCGTGCGGTTCCCCGCCGAGCTCGACCTGCGCGTCGGGGACGTGCTGCGGCTGGGGTTGTCGCACCCCTGCACGACGTTCGACAAGTGGGGGCTGCTGCCCGTCGTCGACGACGCCCGCGCGGCGCAGCCCGTGCTCGTCGACTGGGTGCGCACGGAGTTCGGGTGA
- a CDS encoding sugar kinase, producing the protein MSRSKVVCVGEAMVVLTPAHDVPLADADTFVRSVGGAELNVALTLGRLGVDVAWLSRLGDDGFGDHVLDLARENSVDVGAVERDPHRPTGLYVKAPGTAPDGSRRSRMHYYRNGSAASALTPGFLDGDVVTGLLAAAGTVHVSGITAGLSDSAARFCAELTRRVRGTGAVLSVDLNHRPALWRDRDDTPLRDLARAADDLLLGADEARAVFGTDDPADLRALFPGARRVLLKQEEHGVLVLEPGTPDRHVPALAVDVVEPVGAGDAFAAGYLAGLVRELPVDDAVRLGHRCAAAALVVRGDRPEHVPR; encoded by the coding sequence GTGTCCCGGTCAAAGGTCGTCTGCGTCGGCGAGGCGATGGTCGTCCTGACCCCCGCGCACGACGTCCCCCTCGCCGACGCGGACACCTTCGTCCGGTCCGTGGGCGGGGCCGAGCTCAACGTCGCGCTCACCCTCGGCCGCCTCGGCGTCGACGTCGCCTGGCTCTCCCGCCTCGGCGACGACGGGTTCGGCGACCACGTCCTGGACCTCGCGCGCGAGAACTCCGTCGACGTCGGCGCCGTCGAACGCGACCCGCACCGCCCGACGGGGTTGTACGTCAAGGCCCCCGGCACCGCGCCGGACGGATCCCGACGTTCGCGCATGCACTACTACCGCAACGGCTCCGCCGCCTCGGCCCTGACCCCCGGGTTCCTCGACGGGGACGTCGTGACCGGTCTGCTCGCGGCGGCGGGAACCGTCCACGTCAGCGGGATCACCGCCGGCCTGTCCGACTCCGCCGCCCGGTTCTGCGCCGAGCTCACCCGGCGGGTCCGGGGCACGGGCGCCGTCCTGTCGGTCGACCTGAACCACCGCCCCGCGCTGTGGCGCGACCGCGACGACACCCCGCTGCGCGACCTCGCCCGGGCCGCCGACGACCTGCTGCTCGGCGCCGACGAGGCCCGCGCCGTGTTCGGCACCGACGACCCCGCGGACCTGCGCGCCCTGTTCCCCGGCGCCCGGCGGGTCCTGCTCAAGCAGGAGGAGCACGGGGTCCTCGTCCTGGAACCGGGGACCCCCGACCGGCACGTGCCCGCCCTGGCCGTGGACGTCGTCGAACCCGTCGGCGCGGGCGACGCCTTCGCGGCCGGCTACCTCGCGGGCCTGGTCCGCGAACTCCCCGTCGACGACGCCGTCCGCCTGGGGCACCGTTGCGCCGCAGCCGCTCTCGTCGTGCGCGGCGACCGGCCGGAACACGTCCCCCGGTGA